From the Helianthus annuus cultivar XRQ/B chromosome 17, HanXRQr2.0-SUNRISE, whole genome shotgun sequence genome, the window AGAACCACCAAAGGTGGGGAATGCAGCTTGAAACAGTTGCGCCTCTACACAACAAAGTACGTAAATAAACAAGAGTTACGAAACAAGAAGTCAAAAAGGGCTAAGTAAATTAATAACCTCTATCGTTGAACATCAGAACCGGAACGTCTTTACTATCAGCTGGCCATTGGTCACTCATGCGCGCCGCCACCAAGACATTTTCTCCAAACACCCGGTTTGGAGTAGAAGTAAGCTTCTTGTACCAAGCGTCATTCTTGGGGATCGCCAAATCCTCCTTCAAAATTGGTTCTGACCACGCGCGAAAAGTCATGGCGATCGGTATCACCTCCTCACGAATATAAAAGAACTTCGGTTTCCAGTCATGAAAACTCTTGGGGGGGTTCAGAAGTATCTTTTTTGCAGCACCCCGACTGGCAAACGAATAGAAGCCCATGTTTTTTATTAGCTGATAGAATACCCTAAACTTATCAACCGTCGGCTCAATACCATGTGACCAACACAAGAACTCAAAGTGACGAACCCGGACCATCCCGGGAGGGCTCATCTGCGATATATGAAACCCATAGAACTGCAGAATATGGGCCATAAAACTCGTCGCCGGTAGCCGGAAATTACCTTGATGAAAGAAATCTTCGAACAACGTGATATACCCCGGTGGTGCATCAGCAGCCATCTGGTTTTGGCCAGGGTACTTAGCGTCCCATTCCGGTGGAAACCGGAAACTCCTCGTGATCTGCTCAAAAAGACCTGGATCCCACCGGAGAAGGGGAACAGGGCCTTCCTCCCCAGGAATATCCTCTTGATGTTCTTCAGCCATAGTAAATAAAGATTCAAGGCTTtcttgaaaaacttgaagatatGAAAAAAGATCTTGAAGATCTGCTACAAACTTTGAAGATTCGAAGAGAAAAAAGACACGAAACGAGAGAAAGATAGCAATATTAGAAGAGAAAAGTGATGACCTCTCACatctcttcggatatatatacccatcgcatttaatgcgatgggtaaacgtgtCGCGATCGCCGCGCACGTGACCAATCAGAAGATGACATGTAAGGAGGGAATCTcggagtgacggttaccacgcgcgcgtgggcctcactcgccTGACGGAAAGCCGAACCGTCAGGAAAACCTGACGACAGCCGTGTAACAGGTCAACTCAAACGTCACCATCAACGACGTTTCTCACCAACTTGTcagagttcaaatttcgaagtttttCCCGCCATAAATTAAAACTAGCTTCATGCAAAAGCTACTAAGGTCGCGCAGTGTAGCAATGCCTTAACAACCCTTCGCGCCTATTCATGAAAAGCAATAACCCACCTAGAACCAAGCCTGGCAGTCGCGCCGTTGTAACCAACAAAGCCTACACGCGCCACGTCCGCCAGAATCAAGGaagcattttcttcaacttttattttctaagtccagagctccaaccacttacctcgcgcatggtgcagcactggactggggggacttgaaggggtatggtcccaaaaacgcCGCGCAAACCTCCTCAAGGTTGCGCAAggaaccatactccttattcaatAAACTTCCTACCACGGGCCTTGCGCGAGTTACACCATCTCCTGCTCAACGACGCGCGAAGGTTAGCCGACGAGAAGCTCCGATAACAGCACTTAGCATACTGAAGGAGCACACAGTCACCCCAAACCCCGCGCAGGTCAGTTACGTGCTCAGCAAGAATCACACAAGGAAGCAGCGCAAAGCTGCTCCAGGtagtacacaaggtacaagtggcagagaaaaagagccaatgaacatccagcaggctctgttcaatcgtgcgccacgatcgtctaACGAGAAGTACTTAAGGActcctacgtggcaccaatcagaggatggagacatctgtcccacgatctccacttgtctgctgatggcagaaggacgacagggccgacaacaatgacacgtggctccaatcaaggcgcGCCAGCGCCGAAgagcttctagaagccactaaacggtcgactctagtgagacaaagagcatatccattATGTTGTCAAttaccggcccaaggcccatcagcccatatcctcttacacctctccggctataaatagagacctcactccacaggttaaacattttattccctctactctcactcgtAAACACTTAATTATCctcccaaagcagtcgcttattctcacgccggagcccggttaagagggaaacccccacattcccctcttgacgagtaacggtgttctgttttgcaggattaaacatcaagtcggagctcagatatttcattagaagattaaccactatggtagaagcataaaccaaactgattagttGCCTGATTAGTTCCGGGTTTCTTCAAAGGGTAAAATGGGAATGGAGAGTTACAAATATATTCTTGGGAAGATGCAACTGCATCTGACTTGACTTCTGACTTCCTTTTGATGTAACACATAATTCAaaatacatattaaaaaaaagaaaagaaaatagtTATGACAAATCCTCCCTAGTTTCTCGTGCATCTTTTTCTTATTAAAAAACACTACAATCTGTATATCACCCTAATATCCATTCATGAGATGATGGCTTTTTTTTAATTCATATGTAAGATTTTacagaaaaaaaatacaaaaaataatgTTACATTTTCTATATAAATTCAAAAAATGTAAACACCCAGTAAACAAGAAAATGCTTGTTTTTTTTACCATTTAAAGGATATCCACATACATAAAAGTGTAACacgttttcttttctttctcctccgACACAAAGTGTTATATTACATCACATTGTTACAAAAGTCGTCTTCCTACTACAAGATGTTACATGTTGGTACGTACACTACAATTTTTACATGATCAATTTTACGTCACATATGTAACACTTTTTTTTGTAACACAAAAAATGTAACACTTTGTTTCTGTAACatacactttatttttacaataatctggAAAAAAATTgacaacacactttatttttacaataatttAAAAACGTGTAACAATTCACTTTATTTTTTGTAACAGGGGCGTCTTCCTACTACAAGATGTTACATGTTGGTACGTACACTACAATTTTTACATGATCAAATTTACGTCACATATGTAACACTTTTTTTTGTAACACAAAAAATGAAACACTTTGTTTCTGTAACatacactttatttttacaataatctggAGAAAAATTgacaacacactttatttttacaataatctaaAAACGTGTAACAATTCACTTTATTTTTTGTAACGGGCATTATTTCTATAacacaaaaaaatataacatgcattttttctttgattgattgttacatttctaacacacaaaaaaaatataacaacacactttgtttctgtaacagtcactttatttttacaaataatctgaaaaaaaatgtaaaaacacactttatttttacaacaATCTAAAATAGTGTAACAATGCTCTTTATTTTCAGTAACAtacattatttatgtaacacggaaaaatgtaacatgcattatTTATTTGATTGTTACATTTCGTAACTAAAACACAAAGAATTGTTATGAGAATTGTTACATCGAAAATAAACTTCATTAACAATAATCCAACATAAGTAATGTAACTTGCAATGttacaaaatgtatataaaatatCTAACTTCATTAACAAGAATCCAATAACAACAGATTTTTTAGATTCAATCATCATAACAGTAAACAAAGAAAGGTAACATTATAATCCAATACATAAGAACTTAAAATCAAATTGTTTCcatttttcagatctgaaaacaaattttacacaaaaattgataaaatcggtaataaaaaacaacatatacagaaaataaaaaattaaaaacattcatcttcttgaacaaaaaaataaaaataaaaagttgtagatctacaaaacacaaaaaaaaaatatctacaaaacacaaaaaattgcaaatctaaaaaaaaactgaaaacaaaCATACTTAGATCTGGTAGATCTGGTAGCATCTTTTCGGAGCATCTTCAACCGGAGCATCTGGAGCATCTTCAACCGTTATGTGAGCATCATCTTTTGGATCTGGATCATCTTTTGATTCGAAGCATCTTTTTTGGTTCGGGGCATCTTTTTGGTTCGGAGCATGTGGATGATGATCTTTTGATGTTCATATGTAGCCATGGAACCAAGCCACCATGTGATCCAAGTGTTAACCACAACCACCGTCACCTCCACCACTCGAACCGGCTTGAACTCCGCCATTTGAACCGAAACAACTGACCACCTCGACACCTTTTTGTTGATACAATCATGGTATTTGATTAAATGCTATTAGATCTAAAGAACAAAATTAAGGTGAAAAAGCATGAGTtttggtttatatatatatatatatatatagggtagggttctagagtgaacagcCTTTtaagagtgaactgtgtgaactgatCTGGACCCTTGATTTTCATCATCTTGAGATTTTAaatgagtggcatgatggtaaatAGTTGGTTAatttttactatttaattaaatAGAAAAGGGTATAATAGTCATTCCTTCTCTTTCATCTTCTAAACACATAATTCAATTCCCTCAAATCTCGCATATATCAGTTACCAAAAAAATCATTGTTCCAAATCATAAAAATCCTTACTCTCTCTCTAAGAGCAAGTCGACAACGATTCTGATGCAGATGAACATCATCCTTCTACCGTGTTTCTACTTCTGGTGCCAAATCAAGGTATATAATAATGCATATAGTGGTTTCTTCTTGCTCTGTTTTGTGTCTGATTGTATATCCTTCTACCGTGTTTCTACTTCTGGTGGGAAATTAAGGTATATAATAATGCATATAGTGGTTTCTTCTTGCTCTGTTTTGTGTCCAATTGTGTATAGATTTCATTGTTTTCCCCCTTTTCGTTTCACGTAAAATCTAGGGTTTGTAGTTCAtagtttgtttaaaaaaaacttaaattgtttaatatattgagcatggttgtaaaagtcccgactaggctccgagtactccccgagtactcgctacaaggtaggttgccgaggcacgagtactcttctcccaggccaattactccccgagtactcccgaatactCCCGAGTAcctcccgagtactcccgaatccgactagggagcgcctagcgacttttgcaaccatgatatTGAGTATAAGTTGCTGGATTTAAGTGTGATGTGGTCGTTTTTGTATGGATTAATATTGGATTAAAACAATGTTCGGTTTAAATGTTATGCTTGAATCGATTAAATGTATACATGTACTATGTTCTTTACACAGGTCTCTTGACCCATATTTTGTATAAAATTGTTTATGTACACCTGTGTACAACGTGATTAATAAGGCTGAGACTTTGTAAAATCGTTTGGTGTCTTTGTTTAATTTTTTGAATATTAAGATTGATTTAACAGAACAGTGGATTGTGCTCTGTTTTTTAAGGTATTTAAGGTTGGTTGTTTGGGTGAGTTGTAAAGTCGTtgttgtacacatgtgtatattgatGTTAAGCTGATTTGAACTTAATATGTTCAGTAGACTGCACTTTTTTTAACCATATGTTAGTTTTGTccggtgtacacatgtgtatatacaTTTTATTCAACTAAGTACACCTGTGTATTCAAATGTGACATGTTGTTTATACTCTGTTTTTAGGCATTATACTCTGTTTTTAGGAAGGTTCATTATAGTCCGTTGTAGTGACATGTTGTTTATACTCTGTTTTTAGGCATTATATTCTGTTTTTAGGAAGTTTCATTATAGTCCGTTGTACACAGGTGTATCATTCCGTGATACATATGTGTATGATACtgttatacatatatgtatgtacACAGTGAAACATTTTCTAATGTAGTTGATATAGCTAATACTTTATTGAGCAGGTAATTTGTGTTCGAAACCGCATCTGGTGTTAGGCTGCATCATTTCCAAATGAAGGATTTGCAACCAATTAAGTGAATTAATGATGGAGTCATCAATTGCTTTGCATCAATGCTAAGACCACGCCGTACAAAGTGGTAATCGACATGTGAATACATATGGTTTTAGTCCTAAGTGGACATACTATAACTGATTATGACATGATCTTTGATTTCAGAAGGATGTTTTCACAAAGTATATGAAGCTGGTTAATCATCCAAAGTATTGGCAGACTGAAAATGCAGTGCCACAAAGGTTAGATTTTGAGTGGAAGACGGTCGGCAACACGCTCGATTGCGGGGTCTTTGTTATGCGTCATATGAAAACTTGGTTTGGCGTAATAGTTGATAAATGGGATAGTGGCTTCCCACTTAAGCCGGGCACCAAGAAAGCAACCTTGACACGGTTACGGAAGAAATACGCGGTGAATTTGGTAACTTCAAGCGCTAACAAGCATCGTGACCGCATAAGCCGAAGCAAAAGAATATGGGAAGGCGTGCAATTTGGGTTAATTAGTACGTTTGATGGTCGTTGACAATAATATACGTTTGATGgtagtttgttttgttatttttttggGTTTGTTATGGAATGTTTGTTTGCTAGGTTTGATACACGTTATGGAACTGGCTTTTAGTtgataatataatatattttactCGTACCTACCCTATGTATGTATTCAGTTCGTAATTTTAGTACACATATGTAAAAAATGTACAATAAATGATTTACATATTAGCAGACTTAGTGCATAATGTAACAGAATTAGTACACCTGTGTAAAGTTTTTAAGGAAGCTAACTACAATTGTACAAAACTACAAATTAACAGGAGCTGGCATTTTTTGTACACATGTGTACGGTTATGTGTATACTATGGACACATGTGCACTGGTGTGTATATACTACAGTACACATGTGTGCATTTATTTATATAATCGTTCACATGTGTACACTTCGAAGAAATAACCATACTAATTATGTATGCAGTAACAATAGCTGGTAGACTTTTCTGTTTTCAAGTTGAAATTATGGTGCTCCAACGTTTGTAACGTCTAAAATATAACATCAGCCATATTATCCTTACGTTTAGGAATATATATAACCAACATGTatgggttttaaaagaaaataaacattgGAATTAAATAAATGAAGGTTTTAAATGAATCTATATTTCGCTCACATTGTCTTCGCTTTCTAATTCTTCAGTTCCGGACTCCGTTTCTTCATCACATTCTTCTTCGGTCGATGAATCATCCAAAGTTGCGTAACCTTTTTTTAGCAGACAATTCCTAGCTACCATTTTTGTCTGGACCATGATTCTGGCAATCTGGGTTCACTACCACTGGGAAATATGTATCTGCTAGTGCAAAAAATTTTGCAATATAAGAATTTAAGCACCAAACTTTCATTGAAAATACGTTAAGCCGTCTAGGCTTACACATGAGTTTGTTATGATAGTTGGTTCCGCAATATTAAAACAGATCACATTTGAAAATGCTCAATGAGTTTCATGGTACATATAACATCTAGTCATGTACCATTAATTTAAACAGCCAAAGGTGATTTAAGATCAAGATGTACTCTTTACCTCTTCAGGCAATGAATGGTCCATATTGAAATCTACACTTGTGGAAGCAGCAAGTTTCATGGTTAGAAACTGAAAACACGTTGCATTTATTAGCAGCTACTCTCTTTGTATAAAAAAATGGATCCCAAAATAAAAACCCTTTTACCTCAATATCCTTTTGTAGGCATTGAACATAAGTAATGATTTCATCAAGGATTGCAGCCTTCTTGGTGATTTTATTGCACCCTGGAATCAAATCTtgcattttcctttttatttCCCCCTTTTGGCCTACCATATCACAAAATCAAATGATCATAAAGTTTATATACATGTAGGGGTGATTTCACCCTCTTTGACATGGATGCTTAGTGAAAAACAAAGATTTGGTAACTTACTCTTTCAGCTAAGCTATGGCTATCGGTTACTTGCCCGTGACGAGCCCTAACATGAATATAAACAGGTTTTGGATCCATCTTACGCTTCGAGTTTCCATTGGGAATGCTTCTCCTAGCTTTGGGTTATTCAACTGAGCCCGAATCGCAATCAACACTCTTCTTATGAGAGTCCACTTTTACAACAGCAAACTATATACCAAATGAAAGGAATACTACAAAAAGACCCAAAATGTGACCATGATCGTAAGTTTTTATAAAGAAACGATGTTTATGAATTATGAATAAATGCTCATGAGTTTGACCCGTTTGGTGTTTAATTCAGCTAAAGTCATCCATTTCAAGTTATTAATTTCATCAACAATGGAAGCTTACAAAAAATATCACCCCTGATGTCGTAAGAAAAGCATGATTAACTTCAATTCCTACAAAATTCATTCTTACTGCTTGATTAGAGACTTCAGTTCTTGCAAAAGATCGTGTTTAAGTGTACAACATGATTCTAGATAGATTGTGATTCATTTAGCATACATTCAACAAAAAAGGTCATACAAATTTCACACAATGTATAATcaaggcattttatcaaacatttgGTGTGCATACAAAGATGAACAAAAAAAATATCACCCTGATGTCGTAAGAAAAGAATGATTAACTTCAATTCATACAAAAATCATTCTTAATGCTTGATTAGAGACCTCAATTCTTGCAAAAGATGAACCATCCAGCAAATTGAGCACTGTAATTCAACCAACCAATTTCTAAACACCGAAAACATCAATTATCAATTTCTAAACGCTAGAGGATGTTGGTGGTGTTGGCGGATGGTGGTAATTTGGGTGGCAATCATAAATCGAGTAGAGAttgaagatcacaacaagaatTACCTAGTTGTGATAGTGGCTAATCTGATAGTGGCTCACGTCGGAAGAGAAAGTGTAAAGTTGGAacttggtggtgatggtggtggtggtggtcaaaGAAGAAGTAGTGGGCAGATGGAATTACCGGAGAGAAATATTCGAGCTTCTGATGAAAAATACGAACTTGATGAACTGGGTATGAAGTTTGATAAGAGTTGAATTTGAAATTTGGAGAATCTCTTGATAATATGGTTGTTTATTAGACAAAATAAAGATGAtaatcttaaaaaataaaaaaagatattTACGATTAGGATTTAAAAATGATTAGGTAACTGATTTGAATTATTAATATAATGATTTAAAGttaattttattatataattacaatcctacccttataATATTTAAACAAGATCAAAGGCTAGGATAAGTTCACACAGTTCACAAATGAGAGAGGTGTTCACAattgaacctaaccctatatatatatatatatatatatatatatatatatatatgaaacggATTGTTGAGTCTTATGTAATTACATAAGTAGAATTGTGTTTATTTATTAGAACATGAAAAAAAATATACtataatttcatttcataatcaaTACAACATAGCAAGTATTTGTTGTGTATTAGTATGTATCTCCATCAATACGAACTTATAAATACAGTATGATGTTACATGACACGACCACACGTATGCGCTTTTCTTTCGTGCAACATCAAACATTCTTTTGGTTGTGGTTACCTTTTCTTTCATGAGCATCGAACCCATATTAACCACTTGCATACGTTCACATTGCCTTGTTTTCCTCACATATATCGTATTACTATAGTTCATCTGTATAGCTCGACTCCCACAATTCTTTTATGTTACCGCGTTCTTGATTTACCATTAAACAATGTTTGTTCAATCTAACCAAGTTACATTTCTTACGGCATGCACATTGTAAGCATTACTTTGAACATGCCGATGTTCACGCATTCTTAATTTAATGGCAAATTCAGAACACATACAGGTTCATGTATTAATATTACAATAACGAATGTAAAAAAATATAATGCAACATCGACAGCGCTTGGCCGTACTACATATTTTCCCAATATATAAAAAGGACCGAAAATAATCATTTTCCTAGAGTAACATATTTTGATTACTTTCCACCAACTCTAGTGGAGACGAAACACACTACCATCACCCAAAACCCACTCTACTATATGTATCAACACTAGCCTAGTATCAACGGTAGCCTTGACAAATATCGATGAGAGCCAAAGATAAAACGCGGCACATTATAATAATCAGACACGCAATGCCTTGCAAAATGGCACAATTACCAGATCTGTAACCACCTAGGTTTACTTGCTATAGGTGTCGTCATATATGCAAACCATAAGTTCTTTGAACAATGCAAGACTACAGTAAATAATGACGATTCTCTCATACTATATCACACAATGAGTTCGCATTACATCATCTAAATGTATGATCCCAAGTGTCACCAAATTGGCATTTTACCTCTTACAATAACATTTGAAGGTAAtttcaaaaaataataataataataagactTAAGAATCACCTGTTGTCATGGGACTTGATTCTGACGGCTTCTCGGTTGTTTCGGTTGTTTCCACATCCATTGTCATAACATCGCTGATGTCAGCATCCACCTCTGTCATAATTTCATCCCTGTCTGCTGACATTGCAACGGGTAGGGCTCCATTCTCCATTACAGTATCAGACAGCAGTtgcgggttcgggttcgggttcaaGTCCTCGTTTACTTTCTCGGATCCGTTTGGTGGTGTTGTAAGTGATGGTGGATTCGGATTAGTAGACATGGTCAAAGTTGATGTCACAGACAAATTCTGTAAAACATAGATTGCAGTGAATCATCACTGTTATTATATGGTAGGGTTTTCATGTTCCGAAAAAGTCGATAGACCTTACCTTTTCTAAAGCCAGAGCAAGCTTTGATAGATTTGGATACAAGCTCCGTGCATCCAGTATGATCTTTTATCGACAAACCAAAATCAAAAGCAACAGCAAATCAGATATTTAAATGCAAGACCTCACACCAAATAAAAAGGTTTAAGAAAAAAGACGAATCGCGTAACGATTAACAAATGATTGCAGTCACCTCAGATAGCCTTTGTAGGGTAAACGGTGGGCCATCAACAAAACTATGAAGAGCTGCAAAATATATCGACAGATTGAAAGCGTATAAATCAACAGCTGAGAGgcaattaacaaaaaaaatgaaaagctACATGATTGTGGAAGTACCATCATCCAACCTTTTCACCAACTCAGCATGCGTCTCTCCTAGCGATATTTTTTGTTCCTCGATTGTCATTTTTGCCTGTGGGTATTCAGAAAGAACCTACagcaaaaaataataaaaaagaaaataaaacttaCTACCACGACTAAAAAAAATATAGAGTATATACTAGTTTTCAAGAGTTGTTGACTGTGTGCGCTTGTTTGGTTTTATACTAGTTTGCAAGTCCATGTTGGACGACAGTAAAACATCATATAAAGTATTCCTAAGCTTGTAGGTTGGCATACCTCCCCATACCTGCTTTAAATGAAGAGACAACATGCTTCTCAATTTTTCCCAATCATACCTGCAATAAGACGATAAGTAAACATGTATAAGGCGCCATAAAACCCGAAAACAATAAAACGGGTATGTGTAATTCAAACGGCTCCACAAATCAAAAAACAAAGCAGTTATCATTAATCTTGAACTTTAAGAATTAAAAAAGAAATAGTAAAATAACAGCAATGCGCATACCAAAACTCTCCGGTGGCTGCAATGACTTTCAAGACACTTcttacttcttcttcttcttcttcagcagtCTCTTGCCTTATTTCCCTGCTCCTTGGATTTCCAATCATAAAAACGGTATATTATAGTTATGATGTTATGGTAAAGAAAACAATTATCCATCAAGACTGCATAAAAAATAGAATAGCCAGCAATAAAACACTCACTGATGATTTTCAGGAGAAGCAATCAAGTTCTCATGACTATTATCTGTGACATCAGAAGCCACAACTGAATGCTCCACGGTTTCGGTCGTCTTTATATCCTCCAACGAGGGAAGGGTTGACTGGTCCAAGGTTTCAGCAGCTGGTATGTTTGTAACCGGAGATGGAGCAGACTCCCCTGAAGGTGCAGCTTCATGTGTGTTTGTAACCTCCTGTAATGCCGTTTCCTCAGTCACCTGTGTGTTTGTAACCTGCGGCGGTGAAACTTCCGCTGGCGGCATGTTTGCAACCACAGGCGGTGACGGCTCTAACGTTTCAGTTGTCTGTGTTTGATCAACCACAACCACAGGCGGTGTTGAT encodes:
- the LOC118489134 gene encoding uncharacterized protein LOC118489134 — encoded protein: METQATETTESSPVLLVTSTETTETLDQSTPPVVVVDQTQTTETLEPSPPVVANMPPAEVSPPQVTNTQVTEETALQEVTNTHEAAPSGESAPSPVTNIPAAETLDQSTLPSLEDIKTTETVEHSVVASDVTDNSHENLIASPENHQSREIRQETAEEEEEEVRSVLKVIAATGEFWYDWEKLRSMLSLHLKQVLSEYPQAKMTIEEQKISLGETHAELVKRLDDALHSFVDGPPFTLQRLSEIILDARSLYPNLSKLALALEKNLSVTSTLTMSTNPNPPSLTTPPNGSEKVNEDLNPNPNPQLLSDTVMENGALPVAMSADRDEIMTEVDADISDVMTMDVETTETTEKPSESSPMTTGDS